A section of the Sporosarcina sp. ANT_H38 genome encodes:
- the rsgA gene encoding ribosome small subunit-dependent GTPase A, translating to MNLNEYGWNTSHEANWESLIDGLKMKECLPGRVTLEHKRMYRVVTSEGEWLSVCSGAMQYEADERRDFPAVGDWVVVEKMPGEERGIIHAILPRTSLFSRKVAGTTIAEQIIAVNIDIVFLVMSLNKDFNSRRLERYLIAAYDSGASPVVVLTKKDLCDDSSHYIEEAKNIAMGADVFAVSNITGDGIDELISLLKGGKTAALLGSSGVGKSSLTNAICGGETMVIQNIRSDDDRGRHTTTHRELVKIPGGGVLIDTPGMREFQLWDNSESLDSGFKDVEAFANSCRFNDCQHNNEPGCAVQEALATGNLSEDRYASYLKLKKELAFLERKMDAAAQVAERNKWKKITKSMRNHPSKKK from the coding sequence ATTAATTTAAATGAGTACGGTTGGAATACATCCCACGAAGCAAATTGGGAAAGCTTAATAGATGGATTAAAAATGAAAGAATGCCTACCAGGACGTGTCACACTCGAACACAAAAGGATGTATCGAGTAGTCACTAGTGAAGGCGAGTGGCTATCTGTTTGTTCTGGTGCAATGCAGTACGAAGCTGATGAACGGCGAGACTTCCCCGCTGTCGGAGATTGGGTCGTAGTAGAAAAAATGCCAGGTGAAGAACGTGGAATCATCCATGCCATTTTACCGCGTACATCTTTGTTCTCCAGGAAAGTTGCGGGTACAACGATTGCCGAACAAATTATCGCAGTAAATATCGATATCGTTTTCTTAGTCATGTCGTTGAATAAAGACTTTAACTCAAGACGGCTCGAGCGTTATCTGATTGCTGCCTACGATTCAGGTGCAAGTCCCGTCGTCGTATTGACAAAGAAGGACCTATGCGATGACTCTTCCCACTACATTGAAGAAGCAAAAAATATAGCAATGGGCGCAGATGTGTTTGCAGTGAGCAATATCACAGGCGATGGTATTGACGAACTGATTTCGTTGTTGAAAGGTGGAAAAACAGCGGCGTTATTGGGTTCTTCAGGTGTAGGAAAATCATCTCTTACAAACGCGATTTGCGGCGGTGAAACAATGGTTATTCAAAACATTCGTAGTGATGACGATAGAGGTCGACATACAACGACCCACAGAGAACTTGTAAAAATCCCAGGCGGCGGTGTACTGATTGATACGCCAGGGATGAGAGAATTCCAGCTATGGGACAACAGTGAGAGCCTAGATTCTGGTTTTAAAGACGTGGAAGCATTTGCAAATTCTTGTAGGTTCAATGATTGTCAGCACAACAACGAACCAGGATGTGCCGTACAGGAAGCACTTGCTACCGGTAATTTGTCTGAAGATCGTTATGCAAGCTATCTGAAACTCAAAAAAGAGTTGGCATTCCTTGAACGAAAAATGGACGCCGCCGCTCAAGTCGCAGAACGGAATAAGTGGAAAAAGATAACGAAAAGTATGCGGAATCATCCTTCTAAGAAGAAATAA
- a CDS encoding bifunctional 2-polyprenyl-6-hydroxyphenol methylase/3-demethylubiquinol 3-O-methyltransferase UbiG, whose amino-acid sequence MEKTEMLKINKNCWDLVAPKFFGVDSLPKYGPFTVTEDEINLFDTIKHRKVLEIGCGSGHSLKYMEENGAQELWGIDLSSSQIEIAKATLKELKPRLFCAAMEDEIGIPKDHFDIVYSIYALGWTIDLSKTLELIYSYLKKDGSFIFSWEHPIYPYVKCESNSLILKGSYQKEGYEVWDSFKGENLPIVMPRRKLSTYINKLVEAGFKIEKVIEGEVSSEYDGQNEDFSSNYYSLYKTRIVPNTFIIKARK is encoded by the coding sequence TTGGAAAAAACTGAAATGTTAAAGATAAATAAAAATTGTTGGGATTTAGTTGCTCCTAAATTTTTCGGAGTAGATTCGCTTCCTAAATATGGACCCTTTACAGTTACAGAAGATGAAATTAATCTTTTCGATACTATAAAACATAGGAAAGTGCTTGAAATAGGTTGTGGGAGTGGGCATTCCCTTAAATATATGGAAGAAAACGGAGCTCAGGAACTTTGGGGTATTGATTTGTCTTCTTCACAAATTGAAATAGCTAAAGCCACATTAAAAGAACTTAAACCAAGGTTATTTTGTGCTGCGATGGAAGATGAAATTGGTATTCCAAAAGATCACTTTGATATTGTCTATTCTATTTATGCACTTGGCTGGACAATCGACCTTTCAAAAACATTAGAACTAATTTATTCATATTTAAAAAAAGACGGGAGCTTTATTTTCAGTTGGGAACATCCTATTTATCCTTATGTTAAATGTGAAAGTAATTCATTGATTTTAAAAGGATCATATCAAAAAGAAGGTTATGAAGTTTGGGATTCTTTCAAAGGTGAAAATCTTCCTATAGTAATGCCAAGAAGGAAATTAAGTACATATATAAATAAATTAGTTGAAGCTGGATTTAAAATAGAAAAAGTAATTGAGGGTGAAGTATCCAGTGAATATGATGGTCAAAACGAGGATTTTTCTTCCAACTATTATTCACTTTATAAAACAAGAATAGTACCTAATACATTTATCATTAAGGCTAGAAAATAG